Part of the Paludisphaera borealis genome, CCCTGGGGTTTGTGGAGCTGCTTCACGCCCTCCTCGGGGGTCCAGACGACGGCGTGGGTGCGGCCCTGGGGGTCTTCGCGACGGCCGACGACCATGCCCGCGTTGTTGACGCCGCGAGGGATCAGCCCATTGGGCTCGTCCGAGAGCGTCTCGTGCCTCCAGACGCCCGGGGCGGTCTCGGTCCAGAGGGTCGGAAGCCCCTTCTGGACGGCCGCGAGCCGCTTGCCGTCGTCGCTGATCGCCAGGACGTTCGAGCCCAGAGCGTCGGCGTCGGGGACGATCACGGTCTTCCAGCTCTCGCCTTCGCCCTCGCCGACGCGCTCCCACAGGCAGCCGCGGAGGCGGTAGTTGCCGACCGAAAGGCCGCTGATCCGGCGGCCGTCGCGGCTGATCCCGGTCGCGAACGAGGCGGTGTCGCCCTCGGGCGCGCCAAGGCCCCGGATTCCCCTTTGCCGGTCCCAGACGTACGCCTGGTTGCGGAGGTTGACGAACACGTTGGGCGGCGCGGGCTTGCTGACGCGGCCGACGACCACGCCGTCGTCGCTGAGCGCGGCCGGGAAGTTCGCCGTATAGCCTTTCAGGAGCGGCAGGGGGGTGATCTCCGTCCCCCTGGCGTAGATCGGCGCTTCGTAAAGGATGTCGGGGTTGCCGTTCTCGGGCATCCACTGGAAGCCGACGATCTGACCATGGGTGTTGATCCCGGTCGCCTCGATCGCCTCGCGCTTGGGGGTGACGATCGAGTAGGGCTTGACCTTGGCCGGCTCTTCGGCGGCTACGGTCCCCAGCAGGCTCAGGCCGACGACGATCGCGTAACGGATCGGGTGCATCATCATTCGAGGTTCCTCCTGTTTGAGAGGGTACTACGATACCGCGTCGGTCGTGAAGGGAAAGCGGCCGACCGCCGCGATTCGGGGCGGAATTCCGCCGTCAATCGCGGTTGCGACGGTCGCCCAGCCGCGGGAGCTGGGGGCCGGGGGCGAGCTTGACGCTGGGCTGGGGCTGGGTGAGGGTCCCCTTGATGTGGACGCTCATGAGCTGGCCGGTGGCTCCGCGGAGCAAATCGGTGAAGATGGGGACTTCGAACCGGCCGCGGCCGTAGACCGGTTCGAGCCGGAGGTCGAGGTTGTCGAGCGGGTCGCGGGTCCCCTTGCCCTGGAGGCTGAACGCGGGGCCGGTGAGCTTGATCGAGTTAAAGGTCGTGAACCCGTTGACGATCTGGAATTCCAGGTCGGCCGAATCGAACAGGGCCGTCTTGTCGCCGCCTCGCGGCGAGGCGCCGGGGGAGAGCGTCTCGTTGATCCCCCTGAAAAACCGGAGCATGACGGGAAGCTTGCCGATGTCCCCCTCCCTGATGCTCCCTTTGCCATTGCCCTGCATGCTGCGGATGTCGGAGCCCAGGCCGTTGAATTCGACCGCCGCGTTGACGACGCCGCTGAACGACTGGCGGCCCGGGAGGCTGCGCGCGTACTCCTGGAGGTCGGCTGCGGTGAGGCTGAGCGACGTCTTGTAGCGGGGGGTGTCGTCGAGCGTGATCTCGCCACTGCCGAACAGCTCGCCGCCGAGCAGCTTGCCGCGGAGGCTCTTGAGCCGCGCCACGCCCCCCTGCACGTCGATCGGGCCTTCGAGCTGGGTGATCTGGAGGCCGGCGAAGCTGACGCTCCCAAGGTCCATGATCCCGTGGACTTCGAGCTTCTCGCCGTTGGACTTGCCCGAGACGTCCTTGAGCGAGCCCTGGATGTGCTTGAGCGGGATTCCCGCCTCGATCGAGTTGTTGATGAAGAAGACGTGCGTGTGGTCCCAACTGCAGAAGGCCAGGTCGTCGGGGCGGCCCGACCAGCCGATCTGGAGGTTGCCCCGGGCGGTGAACGGATGGCCGTCGTCGAGTCGGTGGGCGAACTGGGCCATCAGAGAGGGCATGATCCGCCGGAGGTCGGAATCGAGCCGTATCCCCTGGACCCAAAGGTCGCTGACGGCCAGGTCGAACTGGCCGCTGTCCTTGACTTCGACCTGGCCCTCGGCGAACTGGACCGGGGTGCCGTGGAAGCGGAAGTTGACGTCCCGCATCGCCACCTTGCCGTTGACGAACTCGAACTGGCCCATCGCGTTGTCCATCCGCAGCTCGATTTTCTGGCCGGGTTCGACGCCTGGCTCGGCGGTTTTGGGCACGACCAGCCGGATGCCCGACTCGGGCCGGGGCGAGATGGTGATCCGGGTGTTGTCGGGGGTGTGAGGCTGGATGTGGACCTCGGCCGTCACGTCGCTGGAGCCCGACGGGTTGATGATCGCCCACGACTTCTGCCAGGCCGCTTGCAGCGACTTGCGGAGGTCGTCGTTGAACGGCAGGTTGGCGGCGGCGATATCGAGGTCGATCTTGAGCGGCGGATCGCCGTTGGGCAGGTCGGGGCCGGGCAGCTTCTCGATCCTCCCCGCGCCGGTGATGAGCGCCTGGCCGTTCCGCCCCACCATCTTCGAGAACACCCAGAGGTCGGGGTGGATTTCGAGCCGGCCCGAGAGGTTTCGCACGGTGTACGGCAGCTCGTCCCAGGTGATCTCGCACCGCCCGTTGAGGTCGAGCACGGCGTCGACGGCGATCTGACCCTCGGGGTTGACGTTGGGGCCGACCAGCGGCTTGCGGAAGATGTGGGCCTTCCCCTTGACCGCGCCGGCGGGATTGAACCGGTCGACCCAGGGGCGAACCTCCGGGGGCAAGGCGCCGAGGAAGGCCTTGTCGATGGGGACCGACTCGGCCTCGATGTCGAGCTTCACCACGGCGTCGGGACCCGGGTCGTCGATCGTCCCGGTCATCCGCGCCGGCTTGTCGCCGACGGGGCCCTGGAGGTCGACCGTGAGCTGTCGCTTCTCGAGCTTCAGGGTTCCGTTGAGGTTCTTGAGCGGGTAGGGAAAGTGACGGTAGACCGCCGCGACGTCCCGGCAGTGGAAAGTCGCCCCCACGCCGATCGGCCCCCCCGGCGTCCTTCGAAGCAGGGCGACCAGGGCGTCGACCCGCCCTTCGGGTTTGAAGACGTCCCACAGCTCCAGGTACTCCGGCGGGGTCCGGTCCTTGACGCGCTGGTCCAGCTCCAAGCCGAGGACGTCGACCTGGAGGTCGAGCGGGGCCGTCTCGGGGTCGCCGACGCCCATCGTCCCCTTGGCGCGAACCGTCGTTGAGCCGTTGCCCCCCTCGGCGTAGTCGATGGTCAAGACGCCGTTCTTGACGCCGACCTTGGCCGACAGGCGGTTGATCGGGAACGGCAGCTTGGGGCATTCGCAGACCCCGTTGTGCAGCAGCGCCTGGACGTCGTAGTCGAGCTTGGGCTTGGTCGTCTCGCCGGGTCGGTACGCCAGCTTCTTCAGCTCGAAGTCGATCTCGCCGCTCTTGAGGGCCATCGCGTCGAACGACGGGCCGAACTCGGCGGGAAGCCGTCGCCGCACGGTGTCGGAGAGCGTCAGGCCGTACAGCCCTCCCTTCACGTCGGCGTCGCCGGCGACCGCGTCGATGGTTCCTTCGAGCGAGAGCCGGCTGAACATATCGCCTTTCGCCGATCCGTCGAGCCGCAGTTGCGTGGCGTTGACAGCCTTCACGTTCAGCGTGACGTCGCGGAGGATCGCCGAGGCGACGTCGCGCGGGGCTTTCGGCTGGGCGTCGCCGACGGCGGCCGGCGGACCCGAGCCCTCTTCCTCATCGCCGACGAGTTCGATCTTGCCGTTGAGGATGACGACCGGCGGCGGGTTCTCGATGACCGTGACCGGCCAGGGGTTCGCCAGCAGGTCCTGGACGTTCCACACCCCGCTCTTGCGGCGGCGGAGCCGCAGCGTCGGGTGGCTGACGGAGACCTCGGTGACTTCGTGCCGCCCATTGAGGAGCTGGGTGGCGTCGAAGCGGACCTGGAGCCAGGGGATCTCAAGCGTCGTGAACGACTGGCCGTCGATCATCTGTCGGACGTGGACGTTGCGGACGACCATCTTACCGTGGAGCAGCCGGGACTCGACCTTGCCGATGTCGACGATCGCGTTGGGCAGGAACGGGATCAGCTTTTGCTTGATGATCCGGGACACGGTGTCGCTGTCGGTGACGAACGCGTAGGCGATCCAGGTCGCGGCGGCCGTGAGCGAAGCGCCCAGGATCACGCTCCAGATCAGGAATTTCAACACGCGCCGACCGAATCGCATGCCGCGCCTCCCCCTTCTCGTCCGCCTTCACGCCCCGGAAATCGTTCGTAAAGAATCTTATGATTATGCGACTGCCGTCAAGCGCGGCGGCCGGACCATCCCGACGCACCGGACCAGGCCGACCGCCGCCAGGCCCATCGCCGGGACCTCGCCGGGCGTCCGGTACCGCATCGAGCTGGCGAAGATCATGTGCAGTCCGCTGAAATAAAGGATCGGCCCGGCCAGCAAGATCCAGGCCCGCGGATCGGCCCTCAGGGTCCACAGACCGAAGGCGATCAGCCCGAGCAGCGGGATCATCACGACCGCGCTCGCGACCGTCGCCAGCGGCGAGCGGGCCCCCTCGGCGTTGGGCCAGGGGCTCCAGTACCGCGCCAGCTTCACCAGGGCCAGCTCCACCGCCCGCCGGGGCTCGGCCCGGACGAACGCCTTCGCCCGCCGCGTCAGCTCGGCGTCCTGGTCGCGCTCGTCCATCGGCCAGACGTCGGGATCGGCCAGGAATCGCATGTCGCTTGCCCCGTTGGCTTTAGGGTTGAGGCCGTCGTAGAGGCTCGCCCCCATCCAGAGGGCCGTGGGGACGAACTGCCCGTAGATCGTCGCGTTGCGATACCACCAGGGACCCATCATCGCCGCGAAGCCGGCCGCCGCGATCACGACGCCCCGGACCGCCGGGCCGATCGACCGTCCCGCGAACCACCGCCAGACCAGCCACGCGCCGAGCATCGCCGGGACGAACAGGACCCACGACGGCCGCGTCAGCACCGCCGCCCCACTGGCGCACCCGACCGCCAGGGCCGCCCCGATCGCCGTCCGGCCGCCCGACTCCCGATCCCAGAGCACCGCCATCCCCCACAGCGAGACCAGCATCAAGGGGACGAAGACCGCCTCGGAGAGCAGCACCGCCGACATCAAGATCATGTACGGATGGACCGCCGTCAGCCCCGCGGCGATCGCCGGGCCCTTCGATTCCGTCCCCAGCACCGACCGGGTCAGCCGATGCACCAGCCAGACGGTCAGGGCGCCTAGCACCGCCTGCGCCAGCCGGGCGGCGATGGGACGGTCGCCGGCGATGAATTGGCAGCTGGCCAAAAAAAGCGGGTAGCCGGGGGTCCGGAGGGCGAAGTGGGGGATGTCGCCCCATTCGACGATCTGGTAAAGCTCGCCCTGGCGAATCGTCTGGGCCAGCTTCCAGTAGTAGTCGGCGTCCGGGAAGACGCAGACCCCGGGCCGGCCGGTCCGCTGGACGTACCACTCGACCGCGTCGGCCGCCACGATCCGCAAAAATAAGCCGACCTCGACCGCCAGCAGCAGCCACCCCGGCCGCGATGAACCGGCGTGGGCGGATTGCGGTGGTTGTGGGGATTGGGGGGGTGGTTTAGACATGCGGCCGCTCACTCACGAGACGTGGAAGGACCCCATCCGTCGGGCCTGGCCGTGTTCAAGGCCGGGATCGTAAGCCAATCCGCCCCGACCGTCAACCGGAACGCCCGAGCCCGGAAATTGGGTTCGATCGCGCGCCGCAATCGAAGCTGATTTCGCGCTTAAGGCCTGAATTTGCAAAATGTTGCGGGGTTGATCGCGATTGGCTTCGATCGGCCGAAAAGAGCCCGTGCGAGCGAGCCTCGGCCCGCCCTCTCGGGACCCGAAACCGAAGCCGCGCCACCCATGCCGGACCTCGGACCTCCCGGATCGAGCGCGGCTCTGACAATTGGGTTCGATCGCGCGCCGCGAAGGAATCCGGTGCTGTTCGTAAGTCTCGATACTGCAGAAGGTTGCAGGTTTGAGTTCGGTTGGCTTCGATCGCGCGGTTTTCCATCGCCCCGTCGGTGCGGGCGTCTCCAGGTGGCTGGGGAGGTGCAAAGCGACGCCCCAGGCGCGGACGCCACAACCCGTCTCCAGGGCGTTCAGCCCCAGCCCCTCAGCCGGTTCGCTGGCGGATTGGGTCCGTTCGCGCGCGAAGACCGACCGGAGGTCGGCTGTTACGCCGTTCACCTAGCGGGTTGATCGACGCTGGCCGATTGGCTTCGATCGCGCGGAAAAGCGCTCTCTGTCGCTCAACTAACGTCCGAATTGACAAAGACCGAAGGGCGTCGAGAGACTCCCCCAACTTAATGTACTCCGGGCTGGCACGATTGTTTGAGGTGGAGAGGCTACTTCGGCGATTCGTGCCGTTCGATCGGCCCAAAGCCGAAATCGGTTTTGCCGTCCAGCGTGCCGCCGTCGTCCAGGCCGTCGCTGCCGACGGAATAGACCTTCCAGCCGTCCGGCGGTTTCTTGACGTGCAAGGGCTCACCGTTGAACGGATCGATCGTCGCTTCCGCCGGCAGGTCGAGGTTGTTGATGTCCGGTGCATGATCGTCTCCGCCCTCGCGGGCTTGAATGGCGTTGAGGACGAGGAGCGAGCGGAACAACGCGCGGCTGCGTTCGGCCGCCTGCCTGGTGCTGACCAGTGACGGGTCGAGGAGCGTGACGAGAGGGCGCAAAGGATTCGGCAGGCACCCGCGAGATGAGTCCGAATACTTCCGGGAAACCGCCTCTGAGTAGGGCCTCGACGTGCTCTGCACGTGGTGATCGAAGAGATCCAGAAAGCGGATCATGACGTCGTTCGTGAAGACCTGCGGTGGCCAGAAGCCGGATCCGAACAAGTCTCCTGCAACACGTCGTCGGCGTCGGCCCGCGTCCCCAGCCGGACGACCAGAAAATGGTGGACCCGATCGGCGCAGGCGTCGTACAGCTCGGCGAACGCCTCCTGGTCACCGCGAGCCAACCGTTCCGCTCGTTCGTCCATCGCCGCTCCGCATCGATTCACCCGCCTTGGCCGTCGCGTCTGCAGTAAAGACCTTCCAGGATGGCGGATTTATTGGAGGTCCATTCGGCGGTTACGGGATTTGCTTCGCTTCGCCTCGGTTTACGCCGTAGCGAGCTTTGCCCGTCAATCCTTAACAGCGGTGCGCCTAATTGCTTAAGGCGTTGGCGCGGCCGTTCCGCTCGACGACTGTTCAGGCTTTCTGTTCCCACCTCAACCCCAGCCGGCGGGTGGTTCGCTCCGTCGTCTTGACGCGGTCGGCGATGCGGTGGGGGACGACCCAGAGGATGCCGGATTGGTCGCAAAGCAGGGGGACCGCGCGGCGGTGCGATGGCGGCACGCGGCAGGCACGGAGCAGGTTGCGGAGGGGGACGCGGCGGCCCGACATGCCGAGCGGGGCGAACAGGTCGCCGGGGGCGGGGGGGCGGACGATCAGGGGGAAGACGACGCGGTCGAAGTCGATCGTCTCGTCGTATGACGATGCGTTATTGACGATTTCGGCCGTGAGCCGGCCGCCGGCCCAGGCGACGTCGACGGCGCCGGGGGCTTCGAGGGCGACGGGAGAGATCGAGTCGAGGGGGGCGGGCTCGCGATCGCGTTCCAGGAGGATCACGTCGGCGTCGACCCGCAGCGCGACACCTTCGCCGATGTGGATGACGCTCGGGCGGCCTTCCTTGATGCGTTCGGCGATGCGCTGCCAGCGGCCGGCGGTCATGGCCATCTCGGGCCATCCGACGGCGAGCCAGGCGCGGCGGACGATTTCGGCGATCACGAAGGGCGAGTGCGCGACGAGGGCGCGGCGGTCGAGGACGATCCGGTCCGGATCGATCGAGCGGACGGCGGCGGATTCGATCGGGCGAATGAGCGAGTCGAGGGCCTCGCGTTCGGCGGCGGCGAGGGTGCCGAGGCGTCCCAGGGCCGCGACGATTTGCGGGTTGTACTCGGCGGCAAGCCGGGGAAGCAGCTCGTGGCGGATTCGGGCGCGGGTGTGGGAGACGTCGTCGTTGGTGGGGTCTTCGCGACAGGTCTGGTTCAGGCGGACCAGCTCGTCGCGGATCTCTCGGCGGGTGACGTCGAGCAGCGGGCGGACGAGGGCGACGGCCGGCCCCAGCGCGCGGCGGGGGGGGATTCCGGCCAGGCCGCGCGGGCCCGAGCCCCGGAGGATGCGGTGAATGATCGTCTCGGCCTGGTCGTCGCGCGTGTGGCCGACCGCCACGAAGGATGCGCCCCGGGCCTTGGCGATCTCTCGAAGCCACGCGTACCGCGCGGTCCGGGCGTCGACTTCGAAGTGCCCGGCGCGGGTCGGCCGCCAGTTGCCGAGGTCGAACGGCAGGCCGAGCGATCCGGCCAGATCCTCGACGAACCGGGCGTCGTCGCGGGCCTGTTCGCCGCGCACGCCGTGGTCGAGGTGGGCGACGGAGAGCCGCAGGTTCAGCTCGGGCGCGAGCCGATGGAGTACACGGAGCAGGCAGACGCTGTCGCCGCCGCCGGAGACCGCGACGACCCAATCGGCCCCGGCGCTCGATTCGAGCCAGCCCGCGATCCGTCGCCGCACGGGTTCCAGCCACGCCGGACGCCCGGTATCATCAAACGCTCGATCCTCCGGCATGCACACCCCTCCCGCAGAATACCAGAATCGGCGACGAACCGTTGAGAGCGCGATGCCTGAACCCGCTTTGAACCCGGAGTTGATCGGCCTGCTGCGATGCCCGCGATCGGGGGCGAGCCTGCGCGTCGAATCCGACGAGTTGGTCTCGGCCGACGGGAGTTGCCGCTATCCCATCCGCCAGGGCGTCCCCCGGCTGGCCGGCGAGGCGTACGCGGAGAGCTTCGGCCGGCAGTGGAACCGCTACGACGTGGCCCGGACCGAGGAAGACGAGGCGACCTTCGAAGCCAAGACGGGCGTCCATCCCCGCGACCTCGCTGGCCGCCTGGTCCTCGACGCCGGTTGCGGCGGAGGCCGGTACGCGCGGCTGGTCGGAAGCCACGGCGCGAAGGTGCTCGGCGTCGATCTGAGCACGGCCGTCGACAAGGCTTCCGCGCTCTGCGCTGAGCTTCCCAACGTCCAGATCGCTCAGGCCGATCTACTCGATCTGCCGGTGGCCGAGGCGGCCTTCGACCTCGTTTTCTCGATCGGCGTCCTTCACCATACGCCCGACCCGCGCCGGGCGTTCGCTCAGATCGCCAAGCGGGTCAAGCCCGGCGGCCGGCTATCGGTCTGGCTCTACCGCAAGAACACGCCGCCTCAGGAATGGCTCAACTCGAGCATCCGCGCCGTAACGACCCGGACGCCGGCGCGCGTCCTCGAACCGCTCTGCGCGGGCCTGGGCGTGCTCGGAAGCGTGCCGGTCGTGAACCGGACCCTGAACAAGCTCGCCAACTTCTCCGCCCATCCCGACTGGACCCTGCGCGTCTGCGACAACTTCGACTGGTGGGCGCCGAAATACCAGTCGCATCACACGGTCGCCGAGCTGTCCTCATGGTTCGCCGCCGAGGGCTTCGAGGAGATCGCCGAGTTGCCGCCGGAGAAGTCGGGCGGCCTCTACCGATGGGTTTATGAGCACGACCTGATCATCGGCAGCGGCGTGAACGTGACGGGCGTGAGGCGCGGGTGAGGCGCCCTGGAGGAAGGGCGTGGGTCGGTTTCATGACGCCAAGGCGAGCACGAAGCTCAGGCCGACGGCGAGGAGATAGGCGACGGGGTAGAGCACCCGCAGGGGCCTCTGGATCTTGAGGGCCGATGGGACCGAGCCCGCCGCGACGGACCGATGGACCACGGCCACGCCAATCGTCGCGGCCGTCGCGGACAGGAAGCCGATCATCGCGTGCCGGTCGATCATGGTGAGGTAAGCGACTTTGGGCACGGCGAAGTCGACCGAATAGCCGAACGCCAGCATTGCGATCAGGGTGGCCATGCACGTGCTGATCTGGGGCTGGAGGTTCGTCGGTTCGAACCAGAAGACGAGCGTGGGAAAGAGGGCGAGCAGGGTCAGCGGCAGCAACACCCTCCAGACGTAGAACGTCGACCGGCGTTTCACGCGCACCAGGTATTCCATGACGGAATACTCGTCGCCGCCTGGGCGGTACCGGCGCGACTTGATCTGGTAGTTCTGCTTCAGGAGCGACCAGTCGGTGACGAACACGTCGTCGTGCAGGTGCATTGATTCGGGCAGCGGCGTGAACTGGACTTGCGACTGGTCGCTGGAGAGCGAGAGCCGGACGACCAGGTCCTGGGCGTCGAACGGGAATCTCCGGAGGTCGAGCGGCGTCGAGAACTTGACGCTGACGATCGATCGGCTCGTGACCCAGCCGTCGGGGGCGACCTCGATCCTGGGATCGCCGTGCGGCTTGGGCGCCTCGGCGGCGTTGTCGAAGTTGAGTCTGGGGGTCCAGATTTTGCCGTCTCCGGCCCCGTGCGCCAGGCGGGGGTCGCGCCAGCGCAGCTCCAGGTGGGCCGTAACGTCAAAGCTTTCCTCGCGAGCCGTGATCCGGCCGAAGTCGACGATGTGGAACCCGATGCCGACCTCCACCGGTCGCTCATCCTCGACGGGAGGCGGGTTCGGACCGCCGACGATCCAGGCCGAGTCCGCCGCCGCCGAGAGGGAAACCACCCCGGCCGTTATCCACAAGCTCCACATCATTCCGGACCTCGCTGGTCACGACAACTTGCTCACTCATGTTTCTTTAGAACACGAACGAGCCCGCGTCACGTGGGACGACGTCCTCAAGGTCGGCCTCCCCGCGGTTGACCAGGAAATCCAGGACTTCTGCTCTGAAGGTAGCTCCGCGAGGGCATGCCCGCGAGAGGCCCCGACTCCCATTTTCATGAGGTCGGTTGTCGCCACGGCGTCGTGATGGTTTGTATTCGGGGCCGCGCGACGGCTGGCGATCGCCCCTCGTTCCACCTTGAATTCGACGGCCTTCGAGGTGAGTGTGAGCGGCGTGGGCTCCTGGCGGTCGTCGTAAACGACTTCCAGCGCGTATTGCTTGCCCGATTCAAGCTGATAGTGGATGGCGACGTCGACCTCCGCTGTCGCGCGATGGGACTTTCCAGGTGCGATGACGATCGGCCTGTTCCTGTCTCGGCCTCCAGCCGGCGCGAAGGCGTTCCGACACCCCATCCCTTTCGCCGTCAAGGGGGGCGAATTCCCCGCCTCGTCCTTGACGATGATTTTGTGATTCAAACAGAAACTGCTGTCCCAGATCGTCAGATCCCGTCCGCCCTGATTCTTGTACACGATCTCCGGGATGATCTTCTCGCCGCGCTTGCAGGTCGTCTTCGGGAGACCGACGAGCAGCAGGCATTCGGCCTTCTTCGGCTTCGCGTCGGTGCCCGACGAGTCAGCCGCCTTCGGTGCATCGTCCGATCCGAAGGCCGGGAAGGCGTAGAATGCAACGGCGATCGCCAGGCATACGAGGGGACGATGCATCACGGTTAGCCCTTCGTTCGCAGTCTTACGTGGACCTCGAGAGCTTAACGTTCGCCGCGCCCTCTTCTTGGGAGGTCGTCCGGTTTCGACGGCTTACCCGCGTGGCTTGGAAGGGTGCTGGCCCGTCATCGTCGTCGGGATTCGGTAAAGGCTTTTGCCGGCCATGATGTAGAGGGTCTTGGAATCGGGGCCGCCGAATTCGACGTTGGCGGGCGGTTCGGGGGTGGGGATGACGCCCTGGACCTTGCCGTCGGGGGTGAAGACCCAGACGGCCGCCTTGTCGCGGGTCCCGGCGGTGGCGACGATTCGGCCGTCGGTCGTGACGGTCATGCCGTCGATGCCCCGGCCGTCGCCGAAGTCGTAAAGCACGCGCGGGTTCGAGGTCGCGCCGGCGGCGTCGAGGTCGACGGCCAGCAGCACCCGGCGCGCGGAACCGTTGTCGGCGATGTACAGCGTCTTGTCGTCGGGGCTGACAACCAGGCCGTTGGGCTTCTTGGCCGAGGTTTCGAGCCGGGTGACGGCGCCGTCCGGGTCGACCCGGAAGACGGCCTCGAAGTCCAGCTCGCGGGGCTCGTCGCCGACGTACCGGGGATCGGAGAAGTAGACCCGGCCCTTCGAATCGACGGCGACGTCATTTGGGCTGTTGAACCGCTTGCCTTGCCAGCGGTCGGCGAGCGTGCGGACCGTGCCGTCGGATTCGGTGATCGAGATCCGCCGATTGCCGCCGGTGTTGGCCCCCTCGGCGACGATCAGCCGGCCCTTGGGGTCGAAGATCAGGCCGTTGGCCCGCCCGCTCGGCTCGCGGAAGACCGTCGTCTTGCCGGACGACGGGTCGAACCGCATGATCCGGTCGCCGATGTCGGAGAACAAAATCGCCCCGTCCGCCGCCAGCGCGCCCCCCTCGGTGAACTCTCCCTCGCCCCAGAGCTTTTCCAACCTGGCCGACGGCTCGACGACCGGGG contains:
- a CDS encoding HAF repeat-containing protein; translated protein: MMMHPIRYAIVVGLSLLGTVAAEEPAKVKPYSIVTPKREAIEATGINTHGQIVGFQWMPENGNPDILYEAPIYARGTEITPLPLLKGYTANFPAALSDDGVVVGRVSKPAPPNVFVNLRNQAYVWDRQRGIRGLGAPEGDTASFATGISRDGRRISGLSVGNYRLRGCLWERVGEGEGESWKTVIVPDADALGSNVLAISDDGKRLAAVQKGLPTLWTETAPGVWRHETLSDEPNGLIPRGVNNAGMVVGRREDPQGRTHAVVWTPEEGVKQLHKPQGYEHSMANAVNNAGVVVGQIDGPHGSKVGPNAFVYEAGRLRILDEGGPYFVSATAINDAGQIAGVFEKEEEEATKPEKTP
- a CDS encoding DUF3971 domain-containing protein gives rise to the protein MRFGRRVLKFLIWSVILGASLTAAATWIAYAFVTDSDTVSRIIKQKLIPFLPNAIVDIGKVESRLLHGKMVVRNVHVRQMIDGQSFTTLEIPWLQVRFDATQLLNGRHEVTEVSVSHPTLRLRRRKSGVWNVQDLLANPWPVTVIENPPPVVILNGKIELVGDEEEGSGPPAAVGDAQPKAPRDVASAILRDVTLNVKAVNATQLRLDGSAKGDMFSRLSLEGTIDAVAGDADVKGGLYGLTLSDTVRRRLPAEFGPSFDAMALKSGEIDFELKKLAYRPGETTKPKLDYDVQALLHNGVCECPKLPFPINRLSAKVGVKNGVLTIDYAEGGNGSTTVRAKGTMGVGDPETAPLDLQVDVLGLELDQRVKDRTPPEYLELWDVFKPEGRVDALVALLRRTPGGPIGVGATFHCRDVAAVYRHFPYPLKNLNGTLKLEKRQLTVDLQGPVGDKPARMTGTIDDPGPDAVVKLDIEAESVPIDKAFLGALPPEVRPWVDRFNPAGAVKGKAHIFRKPLVGPNVNPEGQIAVDAVLDLNGRCEITWDELPYTVRNLSGRLEIHPDLWVFSKMVGRNGQALITGAGRIEKLPGPDLPNGDPPLKIDLDIAAANLPFNDDLRKSLQAAWQKSWAIINPSGSSDVTAEVHIQPHTPDNTRITISPRPESGIRLVVPKTAEPGVEPGQKIELRMDNAMGQFEFVNGKVAMRDVNFRFHGTPVQFAEGQVEVKDSGQFDLAVSDLWVQGIRLDSDLRRIMPSLMAQFAHRLDDGHPFTARGNLQIGWSGRPDDLAFCSWDHTHVFFINNSIEAGIPLKHIQGSLKDVSGKSNGEKLEVHGIMDLGSVSFAGLQITQLEGPIDVQGGVARLKSLRGKLLGGELFGSGEITLDDTPRYKTSLSLTAADLQEYARSLPGRQSFSGVVNAAVEFNGLGSDIRSMQGNGKGSIREGDIGKLPVMLRFFRGINETLSPGASPRGGDKTALFDSADLEFQIVNGFTTFNSIKLTGPAFSLQGKGTRDPLDNLDLRLEPVYGRGRFEVPIFTDLLRGATGQLMSVHIKGTLTQPQPSVKLAPGPQLPRLGDRRNRD
- a CDS encoding ArnT family glycosyltransferase, with product MSKPPPQSPQPPQSAHAGSSRPGWLLLAVEVGLFLRIVAADAVEWYVQRTGRPGVCVFPDADYYWKLAQTIRQGELYQIVEWGDIPHFALRTPGYPLFLASCQFIAGDRPIAARLAQAVLGALTVWLVHRLTRSVLGTESKGPAIAAGLTAVHPYMILMSAVLLSEAVFVPLMLVSLWGMAVLWDRESGGRTAIGAALAVGCASGAAVLTRPSWVLFVPAMLGAWLVWRWFAGRSIGPAVRGVVIAAAGFAAMMGPWWYRNATIYGQFVPTALWMGASLYDGLNPKANGASDMRFLADPDVWPMDERDQDAELTRRAKAFVRAEPRRAVELALVKLARYWSPWPNAEGARSPLATVASAVVMIPLLGLIAFGLWTLRADPRAWILLAGPILYFSGLHMIFASSMRYRTPGEVPAMGLAAVGLVRCVGMVRPPRLTAVA
- a CDS encoding RNA polymerase sigma factor — encoded protein: MDERAERLARGDQEAFAELYDACADRVHHFLVVRLGTRADADDVLQETCSDPASGHRRSSRTTS
- the tilS gene encoding tRNA lysidine(34) synthetase TilS, whose product is MPEDRAFDDTGRPAWLEPVRRRIAGWLESSAGADWVVAVSGGGDSVCLLRVLHRLAPELNLRLSVAHLDHGVRGEQARDDARFVEDLAGSLGLPFDLGNWRPTRAGHFEVDARTARYAWLREIAKARGASFVAVGHTRDDQAETIIHRILRGSGPRGLAGIPPRRALGPAVALVRPLLDVTRREIRDELVRLNQTCREDPTNDDVSHTRARIRHELLPRLAAEYNPQIVAALGRLGTLAAAEREALDSLIRPIESAAVRSIDPDRIVLDRRALVAHSPFVIAEIVRRAWLAVGWPEMAMTAGRWQRIAERIKEGRPSVIHIGEGVALRVDADVILLERDREPAPLDSISPVALEAPGAVDVAWAGGRLTAEIVNNASSYDETIDFDRVVFPLIVRPPAPGDLFAPLGMSGRRVPLRNLLRACRVPPSHRRAVPLLCDQSGILWVVPHRIADRVKTTERTTRRLGLRWEQKA
- a CDS encoding class I SAM-dependent methyltransferase translates to MPEPALNPELIGLLRCPRSGASLRVESDELVSADGSCRYPIRQGVPRLAGEAYAESFGRQWNRYDVARTEEDEATFEAKTGVHPRDLAGRLVLDAGCGGGRYARLVGSHGAKVLGVDLSTAVDKASALCAELPNVQIAQADLLDLPVAEAAFDLVFSIGVLHHTPDPRRAFAQIAKRVKPGGRLSVWLYRKNTPPQEWLNSSIRAVTTRTPARVLEPLCAGLGVLGSVPVVNRTLNKLANFSAHPDWTLRVCDNFDWWAPKYQSHHTVAELSSWFAAEGFEEIAELPPEKSGGLYRWVYEHDLIIGSGVNVTGVRRG
- a CDS encoding SMP-30/gluconolactonase/LRE family protein produces the protein MTVSSFLLAILAAFPADDAATPVVEPSARLEKLWGEGEFTEGGALAADGAILFSDIGDRIMRFDPSSGKTTVFREPSGRANGLIFDPKGRLIVAEGANTGGNRRISITESDGTVRTLADRWQGKRFNSPNDVAVDSKGRVYFSDPRYVGDEPRELDFEAVFRVDPDGAVTRLETSAKKPNGLVVSPDDKTLYIADNGSARRVLLAVDLDAAGATSNPRVLYDFGDGRGIDGMTVTTDGRIVATAGTRDKAAVWVFTPDGKVQGVIPTPEPPANVEFGGPDSKTLYIMAGKSLYRIPTTMTGQHPSKPRG